The DNA sequence GGCGCAATGGGCGCCCTCCATCGGCGATGAGCAAACGCGCCTCAATCAGATGGAAAATATCGCCCGCAACTGGTTGAATGTGGACGAAAACGCCGCCCGCGCCTGGATCGCGCAATCGCCTTTGCCCGAAGAAAGGAAGAAACAGTTTCTGGGCCGTGGCCGGTGAAACAGCCTGCCAGTCCCCGCATGAAAACTCTTGTGCCGCGGGAAGGAGTCGGGAAAGGTTTGCCGTGACGCCCTATCGATCAACATGGTCCGACATTTGACCCGATTCCTTTTCTGTTTCGCGCTCCTTGCCCTGACGAATCCTGCTTGCGGTGAAGACTGGCCCGCCTGGCGCGGACCGCGCGGTGACGGAACGAGTCTGGAGACCGACGTTCCGCTTGGCTGGAGCGCGACCAGCAACATTGTCTGGAAGGCAGAAATCCCCGGCAGCGGCCACGCGTCGCCGGTCCTCTGGGGCGATCGCATATTCATTCCGACAGCATTGCCCGACGCTGAGGACCGCGTGTTGCTTTGCCTGGAACGGAAGACCGGACGCATTCTTTGGCAGAAGACGGTCGTCCATTCGCTGCTGGAAAAAAAGCACGCGCTCAACAGCTATGCCTCCAGCACGCCGGCGACGGACGGCAAACGGGTTTACGTAGCGTTCCTCGACCGTCAGGAAATGGTCGTGGCTGCGTTTGATTTTGAGGGACATCAGAAATGGCTGGTGCGCCCCGGCCCCTTCGCGAGCATGCACGGTTTCTGCAGTTCGCCAGTTTTGTTCGAGGACAAGGTCATTGTGAACGGCGACCACGACGGGGATTCCTACCTGGCGGCGCTGTCGCGCGACACCGGCCAGACCCTCTGGAAGACTCCCCGCGAACATCACACCCGAAGCTATTGCGCGCCGCTCATTCGCGAACTCGCCGGCCGGACACAGATGGTGCTGTCCGGGGACAAGTGCGTGGCAAGCTACGATCCGCGCAACGGCCGGCGGCACTGGATCATTGATGGTCCCACCGAACAATTCGTCGCTTCGCCTGTTTACAGCGGGAGAACCGGGCTGATTTACATCACGGGCGGATTCCCGGACCATCACATCCTCGCCGTCAATCCGGACGGCCACGACAACGTGACTAAAACGCATGTCGTGTGGCACGCAACCCGGGGCGCGGCATACGTGCCGTCGCCGATCATCGAGGGCGACTATTTCCTGATCGTCTCCGATTCCGGCGTGGCCCATTGCTTCGAAGCGGCAACCGGCAATTTGGCCTGGCAGGAACGGATGGGAGAGCACCATGCCTCGCTCGTTTCCGCCAACGGGCTGGTTTATTTTCTGAACGATGAAGGAATCACACACGTCGTGAAACCCGGCCCCAGATTTCAACTCGTCGCCAGAAACGAACTTGGAGAGAAGTGTTTTGCTTCGCCGGCAATCAGCGGAAGGCAGCTATTCATTCGCGGTCACGAACACCTGTTCTGCATCGGTCGCGAATAATCTCACCGGCGACGGCGCGCGGGACCGAAATAATAGCCACCGCTCAGACGCACTCCCCGCATGCGACGCTCATGGGCGGGCTGCTGGTCGCGCTTCTCATCGAGAATGACGGTATACTTGTAGTTGAAGTTCTCCAGCTTCACGCGTTCCACCTTTTGTCCGATGAACCGCTCGATGGCCTGCACATGTTTCATGTCCTCCGCCACCATCAGGGTGAAAGCGTCGCCGCTGGCCTCGGCGCGGCCGGTCCGGCCGATCCGGTGCACGTAATCTTCCGGATGTTGCGGCACGTCGAAGTTGATGACGTGGCTCACGTTGGCGATATCCAGCCCGCGCGCCGCGATGTCGGTCGCGACGAGCACCTCGTAATGGCCGTCGCGAAAACCGCGC is a window from the Candidatus Angelobacter sp. genome containing:
- a CDS encoding PQQ-binding-like beta-propeller repeat protein, whose protein sequence is MVRHLTRFLFCFALLALTNPACGEDWPAWRGPRGDGTSLETDVPLGWSATSNIVWKAEIPGSGHASPVLWGDRIFIPTALPDAEDRVLLCLERKTGRILWQKTVVHSLLEKKHALNSYASSTPATDGKRVYVAFLDRQEMVVAAFDFEGHQKWLVRPGPFASMHGFCSSPVLFEDKVIVNGDHDGDSYLAALSRDTGQTLWKTPREHHTRSYCAPLIRELAGRTQMVLSGDKCVASYDPRNGRRHWIIDGPTEQFVASPVYSGRTGLIYITGGFPDHHILAVNPDGHDNVTKTHVVWHATRGAAYVPSPIIEGDYFLIVSDSGVAHCFEAATGNLAWQERMGEHHASLVSANGLVYFLNDEGITHVVKPGPRFQLVARNELGEKCFASPAISGRQLFIRGHEHLFCIGRE
- a CDS encoding C-terminal helicase domain-containing protein, coding for PVAEDQKGDLLRELLERVNYDSVIVFCRTKNRADRIGNLLRKNNHAVAILHSNRTQREREQALRGFRDGHYEVLVATDIAARGLDIANVSHVINFDVPQHPEDYVHRIGRTGRAEASGDAFTLMVAEDMKHVQAIERFIGQKVERVKLENFNYKYTVILDEKRDQQPAHERRMRGVRLSGGYYFGPARRRR